In the Fretibacterium sp. OH1220_COT-178 genome, GGACGGTGACCTCGTAGGACAAGAAAAACGCCTCCTTTTCCAAAGTGAGTTTTTCCAGGAGCTCCAGGTCCCTGTGTCCCTTCCTCAGGCGTTCCTGGAGCACCCGGCGGTGCCGGTCGAGAAAGGAGGCGATCGCCCCGGGCTCCCTGGCGGTCAGGAATGCCCGGATCTCCTCCAGCGGCACGTCCAGCTCCCTCAGTCGGCGGATGCGTAGCGCCTCCACGAACTGCCCCGCCGAGTAGTGGCGGTAGCCCGTCGCGTCGTCGATCCACACGGGCCTCAGCAGGCCCTTCTCGTCGTAGAACCGCAGCGCCTTCACCGAGAGCATCGTCGCCCTGGAGAACTCTCCGATCGTCAGCAGGTTGCTCATGGCGTCTCTCCTTTCTCGATGGCCTCACTATAAACCCTCCCGCAGGGGGAGGGTCAAGCGGAAGGAGGCGGGGAACTCACTCCTGCGTCTCGAACGTCCCTCTGGCCAGCACCCCCCCGTCCCGCATCATCACGCGCCCCCTGGCCACGACGTGGCGCAGGGCGTCGTTCCCGTCCAGGACCAGGATGTCGGCGTCGCAGCCCTCCTTCAGGCGCCCCTTGCGGGGCAGGCAGAGCTGGTCGGCCACGTGGCTCGTCGCCATGCCGACGGCCTTTTCCGGCCCCACCTCGGGGTCCTCCATCAGCTCGAGCACGCAGGCGAGGACGGAGTCGATGGGGCCGATCCCCATGCCGACGAGCTTGCCGCCCGCGTCGAAGCGGGGCATGCTGCCGTTGCCGTCGGAGCTGAGGGTGATGCGCTCCGCCGCCACGCCGCCGGCCAGCAGGCGCTTCACGGCCCGCCTCGTCGGGAGCCCGAACACGGGCCTTTCCCCGGGGGCCGCGGTGATGTCGAGGTTGCCGCCCCGCAGCCCGTACTCCACGGCCCTCTCCAGCAGCGCCTCGCTGCGCGAGACGTGGGTGGGGGCGAACTGCGCCAGCGGTACGTCCGTCCCCTCGATGGCGGCGAGCAGGGGGTCGAAGGCCGACGGCTCCGAGCCCATGTGGACGCAGACCGTCCCGGCCTTGCCGGCCAGCATCCCGCCGACGCGGGCGTCGGAGACGGCCCGGCGCAGTTCCTCCACCGTGGGGTGCGAGCTTCGGTGGTCCGACAGGGCGATCTTGAGCCCGATCACCTTGTCGATCAGGCAGAGGTCGTCCATCACGCCGCCCGTCAGCGTGGGGGAGGGGACGGCGTAGCTGCCCGTCAGGATCCAGGTGCTCAGCCCCTCCTCCTCCAGTCCGCGCGCCTTCATCAGGAGGTCGCGCAGGCCCCGGCAGGTGCCGTCGGTCCCCGTGAGCCCCACCGCCGAGGTGACCCCGGCCCGGACGAACGAGGAGAGCTGAAGCGGCGGCGTCCGAAATCGGGGCCCGCCCTCGCCGCCCGCGCCGTTGAAATGCACGTGGCGGTCGATCACGCCGGGCAGCACCTTGGCCCCCTGCGCGTCGAGCACCGTGACCTCCGGGCCGAGTCGCTCCATGTGCTGCCTCAGCTCCCCGGCGGCGCCGGCGGGGTGCACGGCGGCGATCCTCTCCCCCACGACCACAAGCGTCCCCAGCCCGAGGGGGGCTGGGGAGAGGATATTCGCGTTTTCGATCAGCAGCATGCTAGGCCTGTTTCTTCAGTTCCGACGGCCAGATGCCGATGCCGGTGAAGCCGTAGAACCACGCGGTCAGAAAGCCGGCGTAGCAGAGCACGGCCCAGGGGGCGTACTCGACGACGGAGACGCCCAGGACGGTGGACATGTAGATGCCCGCGGCCGACCAGGGGATCAGGGGCACCACCACGGTCCCGGAGTCCTCCAGTGTACGGGAGAGGACGCGCCGGGAGATGTTCATCTCGTCGCAGAGGTCCTTGTACATGGTGCCGGGGACGATCTCGCTGAGGTAGGAGTTCCCGGTGCCCAGCCCGGTCAGGATGCCCGTCAGGGAGGCGGACATGACGAAGCGCCCGCGGCTGTTGCCGATGAAACGCGCGCGCAGCGACTCGCACAGGGTACGGAAGGTGCCGGTGTACTCCAGCTGCCCCGCGAAGAGATAGGCGAAGAAGACCACGACGACGGAGCCGGACATGAAGGCCAGCCCTCCGCGGCTCAGCAGCTTGTCGAGGGCCTCGAGCCCCGTCGCGATCTTGGGGCCGGAGGCCATGAACTTGACCGTCGTCGTGAGATCGTAGCCCTGGAGCAGCGCCAGGGGGATGGAGACGACGATCGCCACCCACAGGACGGGCAGGGTCGGATAGCGCTTGTAGGCCAGGGCCAGGACCACGAACGGAGGGATCAGGGACAGCGGGGTCAGGCGGAAGGTCTTGCCGATGGCGCCGACGATGGCGTCGACCTGCGACATGTCGAGTTCGCCCACGCCCTGCGAGCCGATGTAGGCGTAGATCCCCAGGCCGATCAGGAAGGCGGGGACGGTGGTCCAGAGCATGGAGCGGATGTGGTCCACCACCTCCACCTCGGCGACGGCCGCGGCCAGGACCGTCGTGTCGGAGACGGGGCTCAGCTTGTCCCCGAAGTAGGCGCCGGCGACGATGGCGCCCGCCGTCGCGGGCAGGGAGACGCCGAGCCCCTGCGCGATGCCGATGAAGGCGACGCCGAAGGTCGCGGCGGTGCCCCAGGAGGTCCCCGTGAAGCAGGAGGAGAGGCAGCAGATGAGGAACGCCGCGGGCAGGAAGACCTTAGGGCTCAGCAGCTTGAGGCCGGTGTAGATGAGGTAGGGGATGGTCCCCGAGGCCATCCAGACGGCGATCAGCGGCCCCACGGTCAGCAGGATCATGATGGCGCCCGTGGCCCGGGCCACCATGGGCACGACCCCTCCGTCGAAGAGCTCGTTCCAGGAGTAGCCGTAGCGGAAGCAGAACATCGCCGTCGTGAACATCCCGCAGAACATCAGCAGGAGCGCGACGTCGAAGCCGAAGGCGAGGCGTCCCGCGACGATGATGAGCAGGATGGTGCCGAAGATGCCCAGTGCTCCGCTGAGCCCGATTTCCTTTGTCTTTGCGCTTGGGGTTGAAACGTTGGACACGACAAAGCCTCCTTGATGAAATAGGGTGAAATGTGAAACCGTCCTCGTCCCGATCGGGTGGAGAGAAAATGCGGTGCCGGGGGATCCCTCCTTTTCCTTGAAATGAGATGCGAAAATACGGCGATATCACGGTGCGGACGACGACGCAACTATGATATCATTTCGCCGAAAAATTTCTGACGGCCCGTCGTCCTTGGGGAGGCGTTCGGTATGAGGGTGCATGAGGGAAACGTGCGGGGATACGGCGCGGAGCGCGGGGCTTCGGGCCGAATGGGGAGGCGTGTCCTGGCGGCGGGATTCGCTCTGTTTCTGCTGGCCGCACCGGCCTTCTCCACCTCGGAGGACTCCCT is a window encoding:
- the iadA gene encoding beta-aspartyl-peptidase, encoding MLLIENANILSPAPLGLGTLVVVGERIAAVHPAGAAGELRQHMERLGPEVTVLDAQGAKVLPGVIDRHVHFNGAGGEGGPRFRTPPLQLSSFVRAGVTSAVGLTGTDGTCRGLRDLLMKARGLEEEGLSTWILTGSYAVPSPTLTGGVMDDLCLIDKVIGLKIALSDHRSSHPTVEELRRAVSDARVGGMLAGKAGTVCVHMGSEPSAFDPLLAAIEGTDVPLAQFAPTHVSRSEALLERAVEYGLRGGNLDITAAPGERPVFGLPTRRAVKRLLAGGVAAERITLSSDGNGSMPRFDAGGKLVGMGIGPIDSVLACVLELMEDPEVGPEKAVGMATSHVADQLCLPRKGRLKEGCDADILVLDGNDALRHVVARGRVMMRDGGVLARGTFETQE
- the nhaC gene encoding Na+/H+ antiporter NhaC produces the protein MSNVSTPSAKTKEIGLSGALGIFGTILLIIVAGRLAFGFDVALLLMFCGMFTTAMFCFRYGYSWNELFDGGVVPMVARATGAIMILLTVGPLIAVWMASGTIPYLIYTGLKLLSPKVFLPAAFLICCLSSCFTGTSWGTAATFGVAFIGIAQGLGVSLPATAGAIVAGAYFGDKLSPVSDTTVLAAAVAEVEVVDHIRSMLWTTVPAFLIGLGIYAYIGSQGVGELDMSQVDAIVGAIGKTFRLTPLSLIPPFVVLALAYKRYPTLPVLWVAIVVSIPLALLQGYDLTTTVKFMASGPKIATGLEALDKLLSRGGLAFMSGSVVVVFFAYLFAGQLEYTGTFRTLCESLRARFIGNSRGRFVMSASLTGILTGLGTGNSYLSEIVPGTMYKDLCDEMNISRRVLSRTLEDSGTVVVPLIPWSAAGIYMSTVLGVSVVEYAPWAVLCYAGFLTAWFYGFTGIGIWPSELKKQA